CCGGCTCGGGTGAAGTCCCGCGCGGAGGGGTGGTTCATCGGGCTGGGCGTGGCGACGGCCCTCGGTGGGGTCCTCATCACCTACGCCCTGCTGAGCTGAGGGCTCACGAGGTCATCGGCCGGAGCCCGGCGCGCTCCACGAGCAGCGCCGCGAGCCTGCGGTGGTGCTGGAAGAAGCTGGTGAAGTGGACGAACCCGCCGCCGGTGTCCCGGATGGCGTACACCGTCACTGGCCCCGGCAGCACATCCACCTTGCGGATGTCCTCGAAGGTGTAGCGCCGCGTGCGCACCATGCCGCGGTAGGTGATGCCTCGCGCGTCCACCACGATGCGGGTGCGCGCGTAGTACGTCAGCGACACCGCGAAGAAGACCACGAAGAAGATCACCGCCAGGAACGTCTTGACGGGGACGTCGTCGAAGCGCAGCAGGTACACCAGGACCGTCACCCAGAGCACACCCGCGGCGGCCATCAATGCCGCGAGGACCCGTCGAGGACGAAAGATCTGCCGGCTGCCCGCTTTCGAAGTGCGCCCGTCCATGCAGACAAGCTAAGGCGGGGGTGTGACATCCGCCAGCCATCCGCAGGGAATACGGACTGCATATTCACCGCAGTCGCTCGGCATTCTGGCGAGCCTCGGCCTGGAGCTCCGGCCTCACGTCCTTGGCGGTAGACGTGGCGTAGCGCTGGTAATAGGCGCGCGCCTCGGCGTTGCGGCCGAGCATCCGGTAGGACTCTCCGAGCCCGTACAGGGGTGACGCCGAGTCCGGGGCCAGACGCAGCGCGTAGTCGTAGTCCACGGCGGCCTCGGCAAAGCGGCGCAGGCCGATGTAGGCGCTGCCCCGCGCCGTGTAGGCCACCGCCAGCGTCGGCTCGAGCAGGATCGTCTGCGTAAGGCTCTGCAGCGCGCCGGCGTAGTCGCGGGCATGGATGCGCTGGACGCCCTGCTCGTAGGCGCGACGGGCCTGGGCGCGCGTGGTGTCCGCCAGCGGCCCGAAGCCCGGGGCCACCCCCTGCGCCTGCGGAGAGCCCCCCTGCTGCGCGATGCGGCCCTGCGCCTTGGCCACGTTGTCCAGCGCGCTCTGGCGGATGGTGGCGTCCGGGGTGAGCTGCGCCACGCGGTTCCAGCGCTCCACGGCCTGCGAGTAGTACCCGAGCACCGCCAGCGCGTTGCCCAGCTTGAACAGCGCCTCCACGTTGCCAGGATCCGCGTGCGTGGCATCCAGGTAGGCGAAGGTCGCCTCGCGGTACCGACGCTCCTTCATCAGCGCGTCTCCATCCCGGACGCGGGTGATGGAGAGCGTCGAGTGGGGCGTGCCTCCCGGGGACAGTGTCCCCACATTGGAGGTGGCTGGAGCCACGGGGGCGGGAGCCAGGGTGGACGCGGCGGAGGTGACAGGCGCGGGGGTGGCAGCAGCGGGCGGAGCGCCAGCGGGGGCGCGCAGGGAGGCGACCTGCTCGCGAGCCCTGGCCACCCACTTCTGCTCGCTGGGCCGCTTCTCCTTGGCGATATAGGTCTCGTAGGCGGCGATGGCCGGGGCGGACTGGCCGAGCTGCCGGAGGCTCTCCCCGAGCCCGTAGAAGCCATCCGGATCATTCGGATCGAGCTGGGTGTAGCGCTCGTAGGCCCGCGCCGCGGTGGCGTAGTCCCCGGACTTGCGCGCGGCATAGCCGAGGTTGAACCAGGCCAGCTTGAGCTCCGGGTCGGCCTCGGTGGCGGACTTGAAGAGGGCGATGGCCTCGACGGACTGGCCCTTCTTGAAGAGCGCGCTGCCCAGCCCGTTGAGCGCCGGAGCCCAGTTCGGGGTGGCCTCCAGGGCCTTGCGGTAGGCCGCGGCGGCGTCATCCAGCTTGTTCGCCGCCAGCGCCTTCTCGCCGCGCTCGAAGGCCGCCTGCGCTGGAGCGGACGGCGTCGCCGCCCCCAGGAGCGCGGCAGTGAGACCGATGAGGATGCAGCGAACCACCATGGCAGCTCCCGGACGAGTCACTGGGGAGTGCCGTAGCAGAAAACCCCCTCGGCGCGCGAGGGGCTTCCCGCGCCTCAGCTGCGGAAGGGGTTCTGCAGCAGGACCGTCTC
Above is a window of Hyalangium gracile DNA encoding:
- a CDS encoding tetratricopeptide repeat protein; translation: MVVRCILIGLTAALLGAATPSAPAQAAFERGEKALAANKLDDAAAAYRKALEATPNWAPALNGLGSALFKKGQSVEAIALFKSATEADPELKLAWFNLGYAARKSGDYATAARAYERYTQLDPNDPDGFYGLGESLRQLGQSAPAIAAYETYIAKEKRPSEQKWVARAREQVASLRAPAGAPPAAATPAPVTSAASTLAPAPVAPATSNVGTLSPGGTPHSTLSITRVRDGDALMKERRYREATFAYLDATHADPGNVEALFKLGNALAVLGYYSQAVERWNRVAQLTPDATIRQSALDNVAKAQGRIAQQGGSPQAQGVAPGFGPLADTTRAQARRAYEQGVQRIHARDYAGALQSLTQTILLEPTLAVAYTARGSAYIGLRRFAEAAVDYDYALRLAPDSASPLYGLGESYRMLGRNAEARAYYQRYATSTAKDVRPELQAEARQNAERLR
- a CDS encoding PH domain-containing protein, giving the protein MAAAGVLWVTVLVYLLRFDDVPVKTFLAVIFFVVFFAVSLTYYARTRIVVDARGITYRGMVRTRRYTFEDIRKVDVLPGPVTVYAIRDTGGGFVHFTSFFQHHRRLAALLVERAGLRPMTS